Proteins found in one Fusarium oxysporum Fo47 chromosome V, complete sequence genomic segment:
- a CDS encoding PLC-like phosphodiesterase encodes MAAFRGAVKAGAHAIETDIHISADGVAVISHLTLEQDASLKRCFGIDARIGECSWEYLSTLRTVAEPHEPMPRLKDFLQWLAQPKMQDIWVVLDIKLDDDPAELMAAIARDLDGVQGPVPWDQRIILGCWNASFLQAARSRLPTYPLAHISTSLLYSHHFLRVPNLGFNLNHKTLIGPSGRLFLRELRQTDKLLMTWTVNEPRHMEWCIRQNLCHPRRRNGKIEGPALIDGVITDNPRLYLEMCEKFENEMDGKLTRPKLALTERIRKKAEMVAVVILTETLMMAYHVLRRMQGKFDFLRDRRSLDK; translated from the exons ATGGCCGCCTTCCGAGGTGCAGTCAAAGCTGGTGCTCATGCGATAGAAACCGATATTCATATCTCGGCCGATGGTGTTGCTGTGATATCACAT CTTACACTTGAGCAGGATGCATCCCTTAAACGCTGCTTTGGCATTGACGCTCGCATCGGAGAGTGCTCGTGGGAGTATCTCAGCACTTTACGCACAGTAGCCGAGCCTCATGAACCTATGCCGCGGCTCAAAGACTTTCTTCAATGGTTGGCTCAGCCGAAAATGCAAGACATTTGGGTGGTTTTAGATATCAAG CTAGATGATGACCCGGCAGAATTGATGGCTGCAATTGCGAGGGATCTAGACGGCGTCCAGGGACCTGTGCCATGGGATCAACGTATTATTTTGGGATGCTGGAAT GCATCATTCCTGCAGGCTGCGCGTAGTCGACTTCCAACTTATCCATTGGCCCATATCAGCACCTCCCTCTTATATTCGCACCACTTTCTGCGTGTACCTAACCTCGGCTTCAATCTCAACCACAAGACTCTCATCGGTCCATCAGGAAGACTCTTTTTACGCGAACTTCGACAGActgacaagcttctcatGACGTGGACAGTCAACGAACCTCGCCACATGGAATGGTGTATCCGTCAAAATCTGTGTCATCCACGGCGCCGCAATGGAAAGATCGAGGGGCCTGCCTTGATAGATGGTGTCATCACTGACAATCCTCGTTTGTACCTCGAGATGTGCGAAAAGTTTGAGAACGAGATGGATGGCAAGCTCACCAGACCAAAGCTAGCTCTGACTGAAAGGATAAGGAAGAAGGCAGAGATGGTAGCCGTCGTTATCCTGACGGAAACCTTGATGATGGCCTACCATGTTCTCAGAAGGATGCAGGGCAAGTTTGATTTTCTCCGAGACCGCCGGAGCTTGGATAAATAG